The following are encoded together in the Drosophila biarmipes strain raj3 chromosome 3L, RU_DBia_V1.1, whole genome shotgun sequence genome:
- the LOC108029387 gene encoding uncharacterized protein LOC108029387 isoform X5: protein MSTTTMNLPRAAQAASGAVLQDCDAAAEAAESEDFAEETKDNRVTGADSGRASAAEFEEPVVSVELRERGPNSNSPPQPKGSEEVYASRGSHSTWYLPVDSPSPTTQASSRECNACSPTTAGGVQEGDAGADSSTSTSGEMPKSGNPGMRSNSSFAVGLSQQIKAVSSPTLSEPLSEPPPQKTVERTDVAATSSSGGSGVVGLGVLQKFKRTLNNFNSKNQLHITPLSPPTACSNLTKAKTSPTTPNVSIPASAATAASEPGTEGGDASSGKYRFGPLIWRTSKERRKTKYNRRDKCNSGDSGIQIELEQDEQYSRALAVSVQRETTASVSTNGTSSAGDSKVRSIRRTNSAKTSSILGPFTVKTKRVRADKVEREAPESLPTRSLSQPNGLESYGMGRPDLEDSDSDSVASNEEAISYYPTIYAEVLYNFTAGGPQELGLERGMLIEILRKEVGPWWFGRIKKEETNYVEDILEPELGWFPKEFVRIIHCPETDIFFTAHRAAAAEAETEADETAAPGEEESIPVSVSTFVEDADVTVTTDQSNVTLIVIESPPAPKILSSSDPIAQLDNNTILRRSAVRELLDTEVNYVKLLASICDGYLPAMSKRIDIFSPNSIRLIFSNIISIYKFQRKFLEALRRGIEQNQIAKVFLNMHKGFLCYSTYCNAYPRALIELETYDRVKDARTILENCRESENLAELPLSAHLLAPVQRICRYPLHLNEIIKSALEKADEIDGGAKPAAAKYEQLDVFELDIPDSQDTVNLALEAMRGITEAVNEGKRHSETIARHQASFQNFKGPPLHLHSARFFLQVDATRQKQNLWNSSYTLFLFDNQLVYCKRDIIKRSHFIYKGRIFLDRCRVVNVRDGKMFGHTIKNSLRIYSESRDKWYDFSFRSANRKHRFLSTLALERQFGGKALYVSEMTGFEYNYDERPGDCSDQSDNEAQDFEIATGANSGESSAPDSPAKSSSRLCETLPKKSQSRDGISSTDNAQISSSGSLGRRHFGNWFRKPKSANCTPSQSPTHKPGFDADATLTEARVAAMELAEAAAALVPTDNSSA, encoded by the exons ATGTCTACAACGACAATGAATTTGCCCAGGGCTGCGCAGGCAGCGAGCGGTGCAGTGCTTCAGGACTGCGACGCGGCGGCCGAAGCAGCCGAGAGCGAGGACTTCGCCGAGGAAACCAAGGACAACAGGGTAACTGGCGCAGATAGTGGGCGTGCTTCGGCCGCCGAGTTTGAGGAGCCCGTCGTGTCGGTGGAATTGAGGGAACGGGGACCCAACTCAAACTCACCCCCTCAGCCCAAGGGCAGTGAGGAAGTTTACGCCAGCCGAGGCTCCCATTCCACCTGGTATTTGCCCGTGGACTCGCCCTCTCCAACCACACAAGCCTCTTCGAGAGAATGCAATGCGTGCAGTCCGACGACGGCTGGCGGTGTCCAGGAGGGGGACGCGGGTGCCGATTCGTCAACAAGCACTAGTGGCGA AATGCCTAAAAGCGGAAACCCTGGAATGAGGTCAAACAGTAGTTTTGCTGTGGGTTTG TCACAGCAAATTAAGGCTGTCTCCAGTCCCACGCTGTCAGAACCACTCTCGGAGCCACCGCCGCAAAAGACAGTTGAACGCACGGACGTGGCGGCCAcaagcagcagcggcggaAGTGGAGTTGTGGGCTTGGGCGTCTTGCAGAAATTCAAGCGCACTTTGAACAACTTCAACAGCAAGAATCAATTGCACATCACTCCATTGTCCCCGCCGACAGCATGCAGCAATCTGACAAAGGCTAAAACATCACCAACAACACCGAATGTATCCATTCCTGCTTCTGCGGCGACAGCTGCTAGCGAGCCTGGGACAGAGGGTGGAGATGCTAGCTCCGGAAAATACCGATTCGGGCCCCTCATCTGGCGCACTTCCAAAGAGCGTCGGAAGACGAAATATAACCGACGCGACAAATGCAATTCCGGCGACTCGGGCATTCAGATCGAGCTCGAGCAGGATGAGCAATACTCCCGTGCGCTGGCTGTGAGTGTCCAACGAGAAACGACCGCTTCTGTTTCAACCAATGGGACGTCCAGTGCCGGGGACTCCAAGGTGCGATCAATTCGTCGAACCAATTCGGCGAAGACAAGCAGTATCCTCGGACCCTTTACTGTAAAAACAAAGCGCGTCAGGGCTGATAAGGTTGAACGCGAAGCTCCCGAATCCCTGCCCACGAGATCTCTTAGCCAGCCCAATGGTCTGGAGTCATATGGCATGGGACGGCCTGATCTTGAAGACAGCGACAGTGACAGTGTCGCGTCAAACGAGGAGG CTATCAGCTACTACCCAACCATCTATGCCGAAGTGCTCTACAACTTCACGGCCGGCGGTCCTCAAGAACTTGGCCTGGAACGGGGAATGCTCATTGAAATATTGCGCAAAGAGGTTGGACCCTGGTGGTTCGGCCGCATTAAGAAGGAGGAAACCAATTACGTGGAGGACATATTGGAGCCTGAGCTAGGCTGGTTTCCTAAGGAATTTGTCCGCATAATTCACTGTCCTGAGACGGATATTTTCTTTACCGCGCATAGGGCTGCTGCAGCTGAGGCAGAGACTGAGGCTGATGAAACTGCAGCTCCTGGAGAAGAAGAGTCTATTCCTGTTTCTGTTTCGACGTTCGTCGAGGACGCAGACGTCACAGTGACCACGGATCAAAGCAACGTCACTCTTATTGTCATTGAATCGCCGCCAGCCCCAAAAATTCTTTCTAGTTCCGACCCAATTGCCCAACTGGACAACAACACAATCCTGCGTCGAAGTGCCGTTCGCGAACTGCTTGATACGGAGGTCAATTACGTTAAACTGCTGGCATCTATTTGCGATGG GTATCTGCCTGCCATGAGCAAGCGCATCGATATATTCTCGCCGAACAGTATTCGACTGatcttttccaatattatatCAATTTACAAGTTCCAGCGAAAGTTTCTCGAGGCCTTGCGACGCGGAATTGAGCAAAACCAGATTGCTAAAGTTTTTCTTAATATG CACAAAGGTTTCCTCTGCTACTCCACTTACTGCAACGCTTATCCTAGAGCTCTAATCGAACTAGAGACTTACGACCGCGTAAAAGACGCCCGTACCATTTTGGAGAA CTGCCGCGAATCGGAGAACTTGGCCGAGCTTCCGCTTTCTGCCCACCTTCTAGCACCAGTGCAACGTATCTGCCGCTATCCGCTACACCTTAATGAGATCATTAAGTCGGCATTAGAAAAAGCGGATGAGATAGATGGTGGCGCAAAACCAGCTGCCGCAAAGTATGAACAACTTGACGTCTTTGAGCTGGACATACCTGACTCTCAAGATACTGTCAATTTGGCGCTGGAGGCGATGCGCGGCATCACAGAGGCGGTCAATGAGGGAAAACGCCACAGCGAGACGATTGCAAGGCACCAGGCCAGCTTCCAAAATTTTAAGGGACCCCCGCTGCACTTGCACAGTGCTCGCTTCTTCCTGCAAGTTGATGCTACGCGTCAAAAACAGAATCTTTGGAACAGCAGCTACACTTTGTTCCTATTTGATAACCAGCTGGTCTACTGCAAACGCGATATTATCAAGCGCAGCCACTTCATTTACAAGGGCCGCATTTTTCTAGACCGCTGTCGCGTGGTGAACGTGAGGGACGGAAAGATGTTTGGGCACACAATTAAGAACTCCCTACGCATATATAGCGAGTCCCGAGACAAATGGTACGATTTTAGCTTCCGTTCGGCCAACCGGAAGCATCGCTTTCTTAGCACATTGGCACTAGAGCGTCAGTTTGGTGGTAAAGCTCTATATGTCTCGGAGATGACTGGTTTCGAGTACAACTACGATGAGCGACCGGGCGATTGTTCAGATCAATCTGACAACGAGGCGCAAGACTTTGAAATAGCAACGGGGGCCAACAGCGGTGAGAGCTCGGCTCCGGATTCACCGGCCAAATCTTCGTCTCGTCTGTGCGAAACTTTGCCTAAAAAATCGCAATCTAGGGACGGCATATCTAGCACAGACAACGCTCAAATATCATCATCAGGTTCGCTAGGAAGACGTCATTTTGGTAATTGGTTCCGCAAGCCGAAGAGCGCGAACTGCACTCCGAGTCAGTCACCAACGCACAAGCCGGGCTTTGACGCAGACGCAACACTTACGGAAGCCCGTGTGGCTGCCATGGAACTGGCCGAAGCCGCGGCTGCGCTAGTGCCAACGGATAACTCCTCCGCATAA
- the LOC108029387 gene encoding uncharacterized protein LOC108029387 isoform X6 gives MVTYHVRPSLTQFSVPQFDSPGVASVKRSKVTKVGTKFSMNIKNSVKCYCVRSSHLGMSGRGFTTLQRMPKSGNPGMRSNSSFAVGLSQQIKAVSSPTLSEPLSEPPPQKTVERTDVAATSSSGGSGVVGLGVLQKFKRTLNNFNSKNQLHITPLSPPTACSNLTKAKTSPTTPNVSIPASAATAASEPGTEGGDASSGKYRFGPLIWRTSKERRKTKYNRRDKCNSGDSGIQIELEQDEQYSRALAVSVQRETTASVSTNGTSSAGDSKVRSIRRTNSAKTSSILGPFTVKTKRVRADKVEREAPESLPTRSLSQPNGLESYGMGRPDLEDSDSDSVASNEEAISYYPTIYAEVLYNFTAGGPQELGLERGMLIEILRKEVGPWWFGRIKKEETNYVEDILEPELGWFPKEFVRIIHCPETDIFFTAHRAAAAEAETEADETAAPGEEESIPVSVSTFVEDADVTVTTDQSNVTLIVIESPPAPKILSSSDPIAQLDNNTILRRSAVRELLDTEVNYVKLLASICDGYLPAMSKRIDIFSPNSIRLIFSNIISIYKFQRKFLEALRRGIEQNQIAKVFLNMHKGFLCYSTYCNAYPRALIELETYDRVKDARTILENCRESENLAELPLSAHLLAPVQRICRYPLHLNEIIKSALEKADEIDGGAKPAAAKYEQLDVFELDIPDSQDTVNLALEAMRGITEAVNEGKRHSETIARHQASFQNFKGPPLHLHSARFFLQVDATRQKQNLWNSSYTLFLFDNQLVYCKRDIIKRSHFIYKGRIFLDRCRVVNVRDGKMFGHTIKNSLRIYSESRDKWYDFSFRSANRKHRFLSTLALERQFGGKALYVSEMTGFEYNYDERPGDCSDQSDNEAQDFEIATGANSGESSAPDSPAKSSSRLCETLPKKSQSRDGISSTDNAQISSSGSLGRRHFGNWFRKPKSANCTPSQSPTHKPGFDADATLTEARVAAMELAEAAAALVPTDNSSA, from the exons ATGGTTACATATCACGTGCGGCCAAGCCTAACTCAGTTTAGTGTGCCACAGTTCGATTCGCCTGGTGTAGCAAGTGTAAAGCGCAGCAAAGTGACAAAGGTTGGAACCAAGTTCAGCATGAACATCAAAAACTCGGTCAAGTGTTACTGTGTGAGATCGTCACACCTTGGCATGAGTGGCCGAGGCTTTACGACTTTGCAAAG AATGCCTAAAAGCGGAAACCCTGGAATGAGGTCAAACAGTAGTTTTGCTGTGGGTTTG TCACAGCAAATTAAGGCTGTCTCCAGTCCCACGCTGTCAGAACCACTCTCGGAGCCACCGCCGCAAAAGACAGTTGAACGCACGGACGTGGCGGCCAcaagcagcagcggcggaAGTGGAGTTGTGGGCTTGGGCGTCTTGCAGAAATTCAAGCGCACTTTGAACAACTTCAACAGCAAGAATCAATTGCACATCACTCCATTGTCCCCGCCGACAGCATGCAGCAATCTGACAAAGGCTAAAACATCACCAACAACACCGAATGTATCCATTCCTGCTTCTGCGGCGACAGCTGCTAGCGAGCCTGGGACAGAGGGTGGAGATGCTAGCTCCGGAAAATACCGATTCGGGCCCCTCATCTGGCGCACTTCCAAAGAGCGTCGGAAGACGAAATATAACCGACGCGACAAATGCAATTCCGGCGACTCGGGCATTCAGATCGAGCTCGAGCAGGATGAGCAATACTCCCGTGCGCTGGCTGTGAGTGTCCAACGAGAAACGACCGCTTCTGTTTCAACCAATGGGACGTCCAGTGCCGGGGACTCCAAGGTGCGATCAATTCGTCGAACCAATTCGGCGAAGACAAGCAGTATCCTCGGACCCTTTACTGTAAAAACAAAGCGCGTCAGGGCTGATAAGGTTGAACGCGAAGCTCCCGAATCCCTGCCCACGAGATCTCTTAGCCAGCCCAATGGTCTGGAGTCATATGGCATGGGACGGCCTGATCTTGAAGACAGCGACAGTGACAGTGTCGCGTCAAACGAGGAGG CTATCAGCTACTACCCAACCATCTATGCCGAAGTGCTCTACAACTTCACGGCCGGCGGTCCTCAAGAACTTGGCCTGGAACGGGGAATGCTCATTGAAATATTGCGCAAAGAGGTTGGACCCTGGTGGTTCGGCCGCATTAAGAAGGAGGAAACCAATTACGTGGAGGACATATTGGAGCCTGAGCTAGGCTGGTTTCCTAAGGAATTTGTCCGCATAATTCACTGTCCTGAGACGGATATTTTCTTTACCGCGCATAGGGCTGCTGCAGCTGAGGCAGAGACTGAGGCTGATGAAACTGCAGCTCCTGGAGAAGAAGAGTCTATTCCTGTTTCTGTTTCGACGTTCGTCGAGGACGCAGACGTCACAGTGACCACGGATCAAAGCAACGTCACTCTTATTGTCATTGAATCGCCGCCAGCCCCAAAAATTCTTTCTAGTTCCGACCCAATTGCCCAACTGGACAACAACACAATCCTGCGTCGAAGTGCCGTTCGCGAACTGCTTGATACGGAGGTCAATTACGTTAAACTGCTGGCATCTATTTGCGATGG GTATCTGCCTGCCATGAGCAAGCGCATCGATATATTCTCGCCGAACAGTATTCGACTGatcttttccaatattatatCAATTTACAAGTTCCAGCGAAAGTTTCTCGAGGCCTTGCGACGCGGAATTGAGCAAAACCAGATTGCTAAAGTTTTTCTTAATATG CACAAAGGTTTCCTCTGCTACTCCACTTACTGCAACGCTTATCCTAGAGCTCTAATCGAACTAGAGACTTACGACCGCGTAAAAGACGCCCGTACCATTTTGGAGAA CTGCCGCGAATCGGAGAACTTGGCCGAGCTTCCGCTTTCTGCCCACCTTCTAGCACCAGTGCAACGTATCTGCCGCTATCCGCTACACCTTAATGAGATCATTAAGTCGGCATTAGAAAAAGCGGATGAGATAGATGGTGGCGCAAAACCAGCTGCCGCAAAGTATGAACAACTTGACGTCTTTGAGCTGGACATACCTGACTCTCAAGATACTGTCAATTTGGCGCTGGAGGCGATGCGCGGCATCACAGAGGCGGTCAATGAGGGAAAACGCCACAGCGAGACGATTGCAAGGCACCAGGCCAGCTTCCAAAATTTTAAGGGACCCCCGCTGCACTTGCACAGTGCTCGCTTCTTCCTGCAAGTTGATGCTACGCGTCAAAAACAGAATCTTTGGAACAGCAGCTACACTTTGTTCCTATTTGATAACCAGCTGGTCTACTGCAAACGCGATATTATCAAGCGCAGCCACTTCATTTACAAGGGCCGCATTTTTCTAGACCGCTGTCGCGTGGTGAACGTGAGGGACGGAAAGATGTTTGGGCACACAATTAAGAACTCCCTACGCATATATAGCGAGTCCCGAGACAAATGGTACGATTTTAGCTTCCGTTCGGCCAACCGGAAGCATCGCTTTCTTAGCACATTGGCACTAGAGCGTCAGTTTGGTGGTAAAGCTCTATATGTCTCGGAGATGACTGGTTTCGAGTACAACTACGATGAGCGACCGGGCGATTGTTCAGATCAATCTGACAACGAGGCGCAAGACTTTGAAATAGCAACGGGGGCCAACAGCGGTGAGAGCTCGGCTCCGGATTCACCGGCCAAATCTTCGTCTCGTCTGTGCGAAACTTTGCCTAAAAAATCGCAATCTAGGGACGGCATATCTAGCACAGACAACGCTCAAATATCATCATCAGGTTCGCTAGGAAGACGTCATTTTGGTAATTGGTTCCGCAAGCCGAAGAGCGCGAACTGCACTCCGAGTCAGTCACCAACGCACAAGCCGGGCTTTGACGCAGACGCAACACTTACGGAAGCCCGTGTGGCTGCCATGGAACTGGCCGAAGCCGCGGCTGCGCTAGTGCCAACGGATAACTCCTCCGCATAA
- the LOC108029387 gene encoding uncharacterized protein LOC108029387 isoform X7, translating to MKKLIIPSLMDTYGLIKFWDFDAGAPGCASQSAGGQLNFSLPPANDKMPCERRYRWKPRLLQSQQIKAVSSPTLSEPLSEPPPQKTVERTDVAATSSSGGSGVVGLGVLQKFKRTLNNFNSKNQLHITPLSPPTACSNLTKAKTSPTTPNVSIPASAATAASEPGTEGGDASSGKYRFGPLIWRTSKERRKTKYNRRDKCNSGDSGIQIELEQDEQYSRALAVSVQRETTASVSTNGTSSAGDSKVRSIRRTNSAKTSSILGPFTVKTKRVRADKVEREAPESLPTRSLSQPNGLESYGMGRPDLEDSDSDSVASNEEAISYYPTIYAEVLYNFTAGGPQELGLERGMLIEILRKEVGPWWFGRIKKEETNYVEDILEPELGWFPKEFVRIIHCPETDIFFTAHRAAAAEAETEADETAAPGEEESIPVSVSTFVEDADVTVTTDQSNVTLIVIESPPAPKILSSSDPIAQLDNNTILRRSAVRELLDTEVNYVKLLASICDGYLPAMSKRIDIFSPNSIRLIFSNIISIYKFQRKFLEALRRGIEQNQIAKVFLNMHKGFLCYSTYCNAYPRALIELETYDRVKDARTILENCRESENLAELPLSAHLLAPVQRICRYPLHLNEIIKSALEKADEIDGGAKPAAAKYEQLDVFELDIPDSQDTVNLALEAMRGITEAVNEGKRHSETIARHQASFQNFKGPPLHLHSARFFLQVDATRQKQNLWNSSYTLFLFDNQLVYCKRDIIKRSHFIYKGRIFLDRCRVVNVRDGKMFGHTIKNSLRIYSESRDKWYDFSFRSANRKHRFLSTLALERQFGGKALYVSEMTGFEYNYDERPGDCSDQSDNEAQDFEIATGANSGESSAPDSPAKSSSRLCETLPKKSQSRDGISSTDNAQISSSGSLGRRHFGNWFRKPKSANCTPSQSPTHKPGFDADATLTEARVAAMELAEAAAALVPTDNSSA from the exons ATGAAGAAGCTGATAATACCCTCCCTCATGGACACCTACGGGCTGATTAAGTTCTGGGACTTCGACGCGGGTGCCCCAGGATGTGCGTCACAATCCGCCGGGGGGCAGCTGAATTTTAGCTTGCCACCCGCCAACGATAAAATGCCCTGCGAGCGCCGATACAGATGGAAACCTCGCCTTCTCCAG TCACAGCAAATTAAGGCTGTCTCCAGTCCCACGCTGTCAGAACCACTCTCGGAGCCACCGCCGCAAAAGACAGTTGAACGCACGGACGTGGCGGCCAcaagcagcagcggcggaAGTGGAGTTGTGGGCTTGGGCGTCTTGCAGAAATTCAAGCGCACTTTGAACAACTTCAACAGCAAGAATCAATTGCACATCACTCCATTGTCCCCGCCGACAGCATGCAGCAATCTGACAAAGGCTAAAACATCACCAACAACACCGAATGTATCCATTCCTGCTTCTGCGGCGACAGCTGCTAGCGAGCCTGGGACAGAGGGTGGAGATGCTAGCTCCGGAAAATACCGATTCGGGCCCCTCATCTGGCGCACTTCCAAAGAGCGTCGGAAGACGAAATATAACCGACGCGACAAATGCAATTCCGGCGACTCGGGCATTCAGATCGAGCTCGAGCAGGATGAGCAATACTCCCGTGCGCTGGCTGTGAGTGTCCAACGAGAAACGACCGCTTCTGTTTCAACCAATGGGACGTCCAGTGCCGGGGACTCCAAGGTGCGATCAATTCGTCGAACCAATTCGGCGAAGACAAGCAGTATCCTCGGACCCTTTACTGTAAAAACAAAGCGCGTCAGGGCTGATAAGGTTGAACGCGAAGCTCCCGAATCCCTGCCCACGAGATCTCTTAGCCAGCCCAATGGTCTGGAGTCATATGGCATGGGACGGCCTGATCTTGAAGACAGCGACAGTGACAGTGTCGCGTCAAACGAGGAGG CTATCAGCTACTACCCAACCATCTATGCCGAAGTGCTCTACAACTTCACGGCCGGCGGTCCTCAAGAACTTGGCCTGGAACGGGGAATGCTCATTGAAATATTGCGCAAAGAGGTTGGACCCTGGTGGTTCGGCCGCATTAAGAAGGAGGAAACCAATTACGTGGAGGACATATTGGAGCCTGAGCTAGGCTGGTTTCCTAAGGAATTTGTCCGCATAATTCACTGTCCTGAGACGGATATTTTCTTTACCGCGCATAGGGCTGCTGCAGCTGAGGCAGAGACTGAGGCTGATGAAACTGCAGCTCCTGGAGAAGAAGAGTCTATTCCTGTTTCTGTTTCGACGTTCGTCGAGGACGCAGACGTCACAGTGACCACGGATCAAAGCAACGTCACTCTTATTGTCATTGAATCGCCGCCAGCCCCAAAAATTCTTTCTAGTTCCGACCCAATTGCCCAACTGGACAACAACACAATCCTGCGTCGAAGTGCCGTTCGCGAACTGCTTGATACGGAGGTCAATTACGTTAAACTGCTGGCATCTATTTGCGATGG GTATCTGCCTGCCATGAGCAAGCGCATCGATATATTCTCGCCGAACAGTATTCGACTGatcttttccaatattatatCAATTTACAAGTTCCAGCGAAAGTTTCTCGAGGCCTTGCGACGCGGAATTGAGCAAAACCAGATTGCTAAAGTTTTTCTTAATATG CACAAAGGTTTCCTCTGCTACTCCACTTACTGCAACGCTTATCCTAGAGCTCTAATCGAACTAGAGACTTACGACCGCGTAAAAGACGCCCGTACCATTTTGGAGAA CTGCCGCGAATCGGAGAACTTGGCCGAGCTTCCGCTTTCTGCCCACCTTCTAGCACCAGTGCAACGTATCTGCCGCTATCCGCTACACCTTAATGAGATCATTAAGTCGGCATTAGAAAAAGCGGATGAGATAGATGGTGGCGCAAAACCAGCTGCCGCAAAGTATGAACAACTTGACGTCTTTGAGCTGGACATACCTGACTCTCAAGATACTGTCAATTTGGCGCTGGAGGCGATGCGCGGCATCACAGAGGCGGTCAATGAGGGAAAACGCCACAGCGAGACGATTGCAAGGCACCAGGCCAGCTTCCAAAATTTTAAGGGACCCCCGCTGCACTTGCACAGTGCTCGCTTCTTCCTGCAAGTTGATGCTACGCGTCAAAAACAGAATCTTTGGAACAGCAGCTACACTTTGTTCCTATTTGATAACCAGCTGGTCTACTGCAAACGCGATATTATCAAGCGCAGCCACTTCATTTACAAGGGCCGCATTTTTCTAGACCGCTGTCGCGTGGTGAACGTGAGGGACGGAAAGATGTTTGGGCACACAATTAAGAACTCCCTACGCATATATAGCGAGTCCCGAGACAAATGGTACGATTTTAGCTTCCGTTCGGCCAACCGGAAGCATCGCTTTCTTAGCACATTGGCACTAGAGCGTCAGTTTGGTGGTAAAGCTCTATATGTCTCGGAGATGACTGGTTTCGAGTACAACTACGATGAGCGACCGGGCGATTGTTCAGATCAATCTGACAACGAGGCGCAAGACTTTGAAATAGCAACGGGGGCCAACAGCGGTGAGAGCTCGGCTCCGGATTCACCGGCCAAATCTTCGTCTCGTCTGTGCGAAACTTTGCCTAAAAAATCGCAATCTAGGGACGGCATATCTAGCACAGACAACGCTCAAATATCATCATCAGGTTCGCTAGGAAGACGTCATTTTGGTAATTGGTTCCGCAAGCCGAAGAGCGCGAACTGCACTCCGAGTCAGTCACCAACGCACAAGCCGGGCTTTGACGCAGACGCAACACTTACGGAAGCCCGTGTGGCTGCCATGGAACTGGCCGAAGCCGCGGCTGCGCTAGTGCCAACGGATAACTCCTCCGCATAA